The stretch of DNA ATGCAGCCGTTGCGCAGCAGGGTGCGGGCGTCTTCGATGTCCAGTTCGTTCTGGGTGGCGCACGGCAGCGCGATGTCGCACGGCAGGCTCCACGGCGTCTGGCCCTTGCGGAATTCCAGGCCGAACTGGCCAGCCAGCTCGCTGATGCGGCCGCGCTTGACGTTCTTCAGCTCCATCAGCGCATCCCACTGGGCATCGGTCAGGCCGGCTTCGGCGTACAGGGTACCTTCGGAGTCGGACAGCGAAATCACCTTGCCACCCAGGTCCATGACCTTGCGTGCAGCGTACTGGGCGACGTTGCCGGAACCGGAGATGGCCACGCGGCGGCCGTCGATGCGCAGGTCCTGGCGCTTGAGCATTTCTTCAGCGAAGTACACACAGCCGTAGCCGGTGGCTTCAGGGCGGATCAGGCTGCCGCCGTAGGTCATGCCCTTGCCGGTCAGCACCGAAGTGAACTGATTGGCCAGGCGCTTGTACTGGCCGAACATGAAGCCGATCTCGCGGGCACCAACGCCGATGTCACCGGCCGGCACGTCGCAATCGGCGCCGATGTGGCGGTACAGCTCGCTCATGAAGGCCTGGCAGAAGCGCATGACTTCAGCATCGCTCTTGCCTTTCGGGTCGAAGTCCGAGCCACCTTTGCCGCCGCCCATGGGCAGCGAGGTCAGGGAGTTCTTGAACACCTGTTCGAAGGCCAGGAACTTGAGCACGCTCAGGTTCACCGACGGGTGGAAGCGCAGGCCGCCCTTGTAAGGGCCGATGGCGCTGCTCATCTGGATGCGATAGCCGCGGTTGACCTGGACCTTGCCCTGGTCATCGACCCACGACACGCGGAACAGCACGGCACGCTCAGGTTCGACCATGCGTTCGAGGATACCGGACTGCAGGTAGTGAGGGTTGGCTTCGAGGAACGGCCACAGGGTGCGCAGCACTTCTTCCACAGCCTGGTGGAATTCCGGTTGGCCCGGGTCGCGTTGCTGCAGGCGTGCAAGGAAATTGTCGACAGATTCGATCATGGTAGACATCTCACCAAGAGGATTGGACTTATTGGTTTTTTCTGGAATGTACCAAGAAGCAATCGCACCGGAATAGGGCGAAATGTCGTTTTTTTGAAATTATTTGGTGCGTTTTATATAAATGTATACAAAATCACCCTTCAGTGGTGGCCTCTTCGCGGGTAAACCCGCTCCCACAGGTGTCATGCAAACCTTGGGTACAGCGCCTTACCTGTGGGAGCGGGCTTGCCCGCGAATGAGGCCAACAGCACTTTCCAGCCAGGCACAAAAATGGGGCCGCTAAGGGCCCCATTCTTGTGCATCAGAAAACCGGCTTACTGGGCCAGCTTCTTGTGCCGTACACGGTGCGGCTGGGCAGCGGCATCGCCCAGGCGCTTCTTGCGATCGGCTTCGTACTCGGTGTAGTTGCCCTCGAAGAACACCACGTTCGAGTCGTCTTCGTACGCCAGGATGTGAGTGGCCACACGGTCCAGGAACCAGCGGTCGTGGGAAATCACGATGGCGGCGCCCGGGAAGTCCAGCAGGGCTTCTTCCAGCGAACGCAGGGTTTCGACGTCGAGGTCGTTGGACGGTTCGTCGAGCAGCAGGACGTTGCCGCCCTCCTTCAGGGTCAGGGCCAGGTGCAGGCGGCCACGCTCACCACCGGACAGGTCCTTGACGAACTTCTGCTGGTCGCCACCCTTGAAGTTGAAGCGGCCGACGTAGGTACGCGACGGGATCTCGTAGCTACCGATGCGGATCTGGTCGGAACCGTCGGAGATCTGCTGGAACACTGTCTTGGAACCGTCGAGGTCTTCGCGGCTCTGGTCCACGCAAGCCAGCTGCACGGTTTCGCCGATCTCGATGCTGCCCGAGTCCGGTTGTTCCTTGCCCATCAGCATGCGGAACAGGGTCGATTTACCGGCACCGTTACCACCGATAACGCCGACGATGGCGCCTTTTGGCATGGCGAACGACAGGTTGTCGATCAGCACGCGATCGCCGTAGCCCTTGGTGACGTTCTTGAACTCGATGACCTTGTCGCCCAGGCGCGGGCCGGCCGGGATGTAGATCTCGTTGGTCTCGCTGCGCTTCTGGAATTCCTGCGACTGCATTTCCTCGAAGCGCTGCAGACGGGCCTTGGATTTGGACTGGCGGGCCTTGGCGCCTTTGCGCACCCACTCCAGTTCCTCTTTCATGGCCTTCTCGTGGGCGCTCTGCTGCTTGGATTCCTGCGCCAGGCGGTCCGACTTGGCTTCCAGCCAGCCCGAGTAGTTGCCTTCGTACGGGATACCGGCGCCGCGGTCCAGTTCGAGGATCCAGCCGGCGACGTTGTCGAGGAAGTAACGGTCGTGGGTAATCGCTACCACGGTGCCCGGGAAGTCGTGCAGGAAGCGCTCCAGCCAGGCTACCGAGTCGGCGTCCAGGTGGTTGGTCGGTTCGTCGAGCAGCAGCATGTCGGGCGCCGACAGCAGCAAGCGGCACAGGGCCACACGGCGCTTCTCGCCACCGGACAGGTGTTCGATGCGGGCATCCCAGGCCGGCAGGCGCAGGGCGTCGGCAGCGACGTCCAGCTGACGCTCCAGGTTGTGGCCGTCAGCGGCCTGCAGGATGGCCTCGAGCTTGGCCTGTTCGGCGGCCAGCTTGTCGAAGTCGGCATCCGGCTCGGCGTAGGCAGCGTAGACCTCGTCCAGGCGAGCCTGGGCGTCCTTGATCACGCTGACGGCTTCCTCGACCACTTCACGCACGGACTTGTTCGGGTCCAGTTGCGGTTCCTGTGGCAGGTAACCCACGTTGATGTCGGGCATCGGACGGGCTTCGCCGTCGAATTCCTTGTCGACGCCCGCCATGATCCGCAGCAGGGTCGATTTACCGGCGCCGTTCAGGCCGAGCACGCCGATCTTGGCGCCTGGGAAGAACGACAGGGAAATGTTCTTGAGAATTTCCCGCTTCGGCGGCACGACCTTGCTCAGCCGATGCATGGTGTAGACGTATTGAGCCAAAACCAAGCCCTCTAATCAGATAGGTAAAGACATCGACGATCGCCCCGGCAGTGTGGCCAGGGGGATGTGTTTACGGGGTGTATTGAACAAAGTCGACCATTCTACGCCAACGCGCGGCGTTGCACAGGGTGGTCGGACGGTGGGGTGGGAGCGGTGTGATCCAGAAGGGGCTTTTATTGCCCGTGCCGGCCCCCTTCGCGGGCAAGCCCGCTCCCACAGGTACAGCACATGATTGAAGCCTTATGCAGTAACTGTAGAACCACTACAGCCCAGGACTCAGGCCTCATGCTGTAACGGTATAGCCACAGGTACAGCTCAAGACTCAGGCCTCGCGCAATACCTGTGGGAGCGGGCTTGCCCGCGAAAGGGCCGGCATGGCAGCCGCAGATGGCTCAGACGTGGCGCTGCTTGCCAGCCTTGCCCCGCGGCAGGCGGCAACGGTCGCCCTGCTCGGCCAGGCGCGCGGCATAAGCGGCCTTGACGCTGAAACCACCACTGCGGGCCGGTTGCTCGGCAACCTTGGCAGGCTTGGCTGCAGCAGGCGTGCTCACCACCTTGCTTGCCGGCTTGACGGCAACGGCCGCTGGCGCTGCTTCTACCGCCGGCACCGCCCCCTTGGCGGTCTTGCGCAGTTCAGCCAGCGATGGCGTCTTGTTTTTCGAGGCCGCAGCCGCGTCTGGTTTGACCAGCGAGCGCTGGCACGATTTGCAGGATACGTCCGCGGTCACGGCAGTGCTGACAAGGGTCTGACTGCTGCGCCCACAGGCGGAATCGAGGCCATTGGTGGAAAAGTGAGTAACCAAAACCGAACATCTCCGATGCGTTGTCATTGAAGCGGGCGGCATTCTCGCACAGGATGCAGGGTCTTGCCGAACGGGCCGGCCGCACCACGACCATCGGTGGCGGACAACAGGGCTGGCACATTGCCATAATCACAGGCATGCTAGCCCGTTCGGATGTCCGGCTTTATAGTGCGCCGCCGCGGTCCAGGCTTGTGCAGATACCGGCATACACCGTGCATGTTCCCACCCTGCCATCGCCAGCCCAATCGCAGGACCAACGCTTGACCAATCTCAATCATCCGACTCTGCTGCGCCCCGCTTCGACGGCCCCAGTCGCTTCGCTGCGTGGTTCGGTCAAAGGTGCGCTGGCCCTGCTGGCCTTGATCCTGCTGGGTTTGCTGCTGTGGCAACTGTTCTCGCAGTTCCGCCACACCCAGGCCGACCAGCGCCAGATGAACCTGGACGCCAGTGCCGAACTGGCCGACCACCTGAGCCTGAACATGGCGCTCAAGGCCCAGCAGGCCCTGAATGTGGTCCAGCCCTACGTCAAAGCACCGACGCCCGCCGCCCTGCCGAGCCTGTTGGCAACCCTGCGCGAACGCCTACCCGCCTTGCGCGACGTGGCCTGGCTGGACCATGCCGGGCAACTGCGCAGCGACAGCCTGGCCGGCAGCCCCGACCGCCAACTGATTGACGAACTGGTCGGGCTGAACCAGGGCCGCAACTACTACTTCGCCAACGCGGCGGATAACCGCACCATCTACCTGCTGTTGCGCCAAGCGGCCGAACAGGACCGTGGATACTGGCTACTGCGCCTGTCCCCTGACTATTACCAGGCGCTCACCGTGCACCTGGACGGCCCCGGGCACCCGCTCTGGCTGCTGGAAAACAGCCGCAGCGGCGAGGTACTGGAGCGCCACGCCCCGGTACAGACCAGCGGTGAACCGCTGCAAAGCGTGATGCTCGCGTTCATCGACAACAGCGCCTGGCAATTGCGTGGCCTGTTCGACGCAGGCCTGGCCCAGCAGAAACTGCTGCCGGCACTGATCGGCAAGTGCCTGCTGGCGCTGTTCTGCGCCCTGCTGCCGGTGCTGGCACTGATCAATATGCGCCGCCGCCAGCGCGCCTTGCAGGAAGACCGCCGGCGCTACCACGAAATCTTCGAAGGCACGGGCGTAGCGTTGTGTGTACTCGACCTGTCGAGCCTGCCCGGCCAGCTCGACCGCTATCACCTGCGCAACCTGGCCGGGCTCAAACAGAGCCTGGCGCTGGACCCTAACCTGCGCCGCTCGCTGCTGCTGGAACTGAAGATCACCGAGATCAACCAGGTGGCGCGCCAGCTGCTCAACGTCGAGTGCCACGAAGGGGCCTGGCAACGGCTGATCGACGGCAGCGGTGTGGGCCGCGACAGCATCGGCATGCAACTGATCGACGCCTTGATCGAGCAACGCCCGTCGCTGGAACTGGAAGTGCGCCTGCCGGCACCGCTGGGTGGCGAACTGCACCTGTGGCTGATGGCGCGCCTGCCGCAACAGCGTCGCGACTACCAGGCGGTGATCCTCAGCATCAGCGACATCACCAGCCGCAAGCAGGTGGAGTTGTCGCTGCTGGAGCGCGAAAGCTTCTGGTCCGACGTAGTGCGTACCGTGCCCGACCAGCTGTACGTGCAGGACGTGCACAGCCAGCGGATGATCTTCAGCAACCGCCACCTCGGCCAGACGCTCGGCTACGACCGCACCGAGCTTGCACAGATGGGCGACCGCTTCTGGGAGTTGCTGCTGCACCCTGAAGACGCCGCGCACTACCAGGCTTTGCGCCAGCAACAGCGCGACAGTGCTCACGCCCAGTCGCTGCACACTCAGTTGCGCTTCCGCCACCGCGACGGCGGCTGGCGCTGCTACGAAATCCGCGAGCAGGTGCTGACCCGTGACGAAGATGGCCTGGTCACACGCATCATCGGCGTGGGCAAGGATGTCACCGTGCAGATCGAGGCCAGCCAGTCGTTGCGCGACAGCGAGCAGCGCTACCGCATGCTCGCCGAAAGCATCAGCGACGTGATCTTCTCCACCGACAGCCGCCTGCAACTCAACTACCTCAGCCCCTCGGTACAGGCCGTGCTGGGCTACCAGGCCGACTGGATCTTCGACAACGGCTGGCAGTCGATCATCGCCAACCCCTCCCAACTCACCGGCATCTACAGCCTGATGGAGCGGGTCAGCAAGGCCATGGGCGACAGCGAGCAACTGGCACAACTGCGCAGCCAGCTGCCGACGCAACTGTTCCTGTTCGACTGCCTACGCGCCGATGGCCGCAAGATCCCCATCGAATTGCGCCTGGTGCTGGTGTGGGACGACCAGCAACGCTTCGAGGGCGTGCTCGGCGTGGGCCGCGACATCAGCCAGCAACGCCGTGCGGAAAAAGACCTGCGCATGGCCGCGACGGTTTTCGAACACTCCACTTCGGCGATCCTCATCACCGACCCGGCCGGCTACATCGTGCAGGCCAACGAAGCATTCAGCCGGGTCAGTGGCTACGCGGTCAGCGACGTGCTCGACCAGCTGCCGGCCATGCTGGTGGTCGAGGACCAGCAGGAAAGCCACCTGCGCTACGTGCTCAAGCAACTGCACCAGCGCGGCAGCTGGGAGGGCGAAGTGTGGCTCAAGCGCCGCGACGGCGACCGTTACCCGGCCTGGGTCGGCATTACCGCGGTACTCGACGACGAAGGCGACCTGGCCAGCTATGTATGCTTCTTCACCGACATCAGCGAGCGCAAGGCCAGCGAACAGCGCATCCACCGCCTGGCCTACTACGACGCCCTGACTCACCTGCCCAACCGCACGCTGTTCCAGGACCGCCTGCATACTGCGCTGCAGCAGGCCGAGCGGCAGAAGTCGTGGGTGGTGCTGATGTTCCTCGACCTCGACCGCTTCAAACCGATCAACGACTCCCTTGGCCACGCCGCGGGCGACCGCATGCTCAAGGACATGGCCCTGCGCCTGCTGGCCTGCGTCGACGATGACGACACCGTGGCGCGCATGGGCGGCGATGAATTCACCTTGCTGCTGCAGCCCCGCGCCACCCGCGAGATGGCCCTGAACCGCGCCATCCACGTGGCCGAGAGCATTCTTGGCAGCCTGGTGCGGCCGTTCGTGCTGGAAGGCCGCGAGTTCTTCGTCACCGCCAGTGTCGGCATCGCCCTCAGCCCGCAGGACGGCAACGAGCTGAGCCAGCTGATGAAGAACGCCGACACCGCCATGTACCACGCCAAGGAGCGCGGCAAGAACAACTTCCAGTTCTACCAGACCGAAATGAACGCCAGCGCCCTGGAGCGCCTGGAGCTGGAGAGCGACCTGCGCCACGCGCTGGAACAGAACGAGTTCATCCTCTACTACCAGCCGCAGTTCAGCGGTGACGGCAAGCGCCTGACCGGCGCCGAAGCGCTGCTGCGCTGGCGCCACCCGACCCGCGGCCTGGTGCCGCCGGGGGACTTCATCCCGGTGATCGAAGAACTGGGCCTGGTAGTGGATGTCGGCGACTGGGTGCTGCGCGAGGCCAGCCGCCAGCTCAAGGTCTGGCACAAGAACAAGGTACGCGTGCCGAAGGTGTCGGTGAACATCTCGGCGCGGCAGTTCTCCGACGGCCAGCTGGGCACGCGGATCGCCACCATCCTTGAGGAAACCGGCCTGCCGCCGGCGTGCCTGGAGCTGGAGCTGACCGAGAGCATCCTGATGCGCGAGGTCAACGAGGCGCTGCAGATTCTGGCCAGCCTGAAGAACCTCGGCCTGAGCATCGCGGTCGACGACTTCGGCACCGGTTATTCGTCGCTGAACTACCTCAAGCAGTTCCCGATCGACGTGCTGAAGATCGACCGCACCTTCGTCGACGGCCTGCCCGAAGGCGAGCAGGATGCGCAGATTGCCCGGGCGATCATCGCCATGGCGCACAGCCTTAACCTGGCGGTGATCGCCGAGGGCGTGGAGACCCATGAGCAACTGGAGTTCCTGCGCGAGCATGGCTGTGACGAGGTGCAGGGCTACCTGTTCGGGCGGCCGATGCCGGCCAACCAGTTCGAGGCGCAGTTCGCCAACGAAACCCTGTTCATGTTCCAGTGATGACGCGCTCCTTGTGGGAGCGGCCTTGCGTCGCGAAAGGGCTGCAAAGCAGCCCCAGTCAGTTGTGCTGCGCTGCATAGATCCTTGGGGCCGCTGCGCAGCCCTTTCGCGACGCAAGGCCGCTCCCACAACGATCATGTCCGATGCTGAGACTTCCACCTCTGAAACCGGACTTTCGGGTCAACTCCCAACCCCAGCCAGCCCAGACACGGCGCGGGATGCAACATGAGCCCCATTGGTCCGCGACTTGATGCCAGTTCATATGCCAGGCGCGGATCAATCGGTTAGAATGCCCCCCCAAATTACCCCGATCCTTGAGGACCGCCATGTTCAGCCGTGATTTGACCATTGCCAAGTACGACGCCGAGCTCTTCGAAGCCATGCAGCAAGAAGCCCTGCGCCAGGAAGAGCATATCGAGCTGATCGCTTCGGAAAACTACACCAGCCCGGCAGTCATGGAAGCCCAGGGCTCGGTCCTGACCAACAAGTACGCCGAAGGCTACCCAGGCAAGCGCTACTACGGTGGCTGCGAATACGTCGACGTGGTCGAGCAACTGGCCATCGACCGTGCCAAGGAACTGTTCGGCGCTGACTACGCCAACGTCCAGCCGCACGCTGGCTCGCAAGCCAACGCCGCGGTCTACCTGGCCCTGCTGTCGGCCGGTGACACCATCCTGGGCATGAGCCTGGCCCACGGTGGCCACCTGACCCACGGCGCTTCGGTAAGCTCGTCGGGCAAGCTGTACAACGCCATCCAGTACGGCATCGACGGCAACGGCCTGATCGACTACGACGAAGTCGAGCGCCTGGCGGTCGAGCACAAGCCGAAGATGATCGTTGCCGGCTTCTCGGCTTACTCGCAGGTCCTGGACTTCGCCCGCTTCCGCGCCATCGCCGACAAGGTCGGTGCCTACCTGTTCGTCGACATGGCCCACGTTGCCGGCCTGGTTGCCGCTGGCGTGTACCCGAACCCGGTGCCATTCGCCGACGTGGTCACCACCACCACCCACAAGACCCTGCGCGGTCCACGTGGCGGCCTGATCCTGGCCCGTGCCAACGCCGACATCGAGAAGAAGCTGAACTCCGCCGTCTTCCCGGGCGCCCAGGGCGGCCCGCTGGAGCACGTGATCGCCGCCAAGGCCATCTGCTTCAAGGAAGCGCTGCAGCCTGAGTTCAAGGCTTACCAGCAGCAGGTCGTGAAGAACGCCCAGGCCATGGCCGAAGTGTTCATCGAGCGTGGTTTCGACGTCGTTTCCGGCGGCACCCAGAACCACCTGTTCCTGCTGTCGCTGATCAAGCAGGAAATTTCCGGCAAAGATGCTGACGCTGCCCTGGGCAAAGCCTTCATCACCGTTAACAAGAACTCGGTGCCGAACGACCCACGTTCCCCGTTCGTCACCTCGGGCCTGCGTTTCGGCACCCCAGCCGTCACCACCCGTGGCTTCAAGGAAACCGAGTGCCGCGAACTGGCCGGCTGGATCTGCGACATCCTGGCTGACCTGAACAACGAAGCGGTGATCGACGCCGTACGTGAGAAAGTCAAGGCCATCTGCAAGAAGCTGCCGGTCTACGGCAACTGATTGGCGAAAGCCTGATGTGAAAAAGCCCGGCCTGGTGCCGGGCTTTTTCATGCCTGCCGCCAGGCTCCGGAACTGCTTCCGGATGGGCTGAGCGAACCAGGCCGCCTAACCTGCCGCCTCCTCTGAAAACGAGCAGGAGGCTACACATGGCGAACCACAAAAACCTATCCTTCACTGCCACGCTGCTGGTCAACGGCCATCCGCTTACCGTGCTTAGCGAAGCGGCAGCAGGCATCATCGAGGTGCCCCACCCCGACTCAAGCCTGGGCTCGATGGATGTTTCCCAGGCACTCGGGGTATTGAGCAGCCCGGACGAAGCCTGGGATGCCGCCCGCGAAGCCGGGCACGTCAATTTCCACCTCACCGGCGAAATGTCCACCCCCCGTTTCTACTTCCGGCACAGCGAGCAAGGCTACCGCCTGTACATCCGTGGTGGTGCGCATGACGGGCAAGCTGTGTTCAAGAGCAAATATGGCGTTGCCAGCGTTGCCCCGGTGGCCAGCGCCGCCCCTTCACCATGGCTACTGCGCCTGGCCCATACAGGACAAATCGTCACCCTCGCCGACCTGGCCAACGACTTTGCCATCCTCAACTTCGAATGCGCGGCAAGCGGGCAAGCCCTGGCCACCAACCTGATCGCTGACGGTGAAGGCGGCTACCTCATCACCCGCAGATCAGTGCCTGCTACATCCTTACGCCTGAACATCATCGAGCGCGGAGTTGATTGGGCTCGCCGCTGATCACTACCACTTTCTCAAGGAGGCCAGCCATGGCTGACCACGTCGCATTATCTTTCACCGCCACTCTGCAGGTCGCTGAGGCGCCGATCAACGTTCTGGGCCACATGACCACCGGGCCCGTCACGTTGGCGAGCCCGCACCAGGTGCCGGCATACGCCGTTGAAGGTGCCACCACCCTCGGCATGTTGAACGGCACCGACTCGGACTGGCATCACGGCCAGGAGATCGGGCTGATCACATTCGAGCAAGCCCCCCAGCCAGCGGCGTTGTTACTGTACTTCCGCCATGGCGAAGCGGGTTATCGCATCTATCTGCGCAGCGGCCCCCATTTTGGCGAAGGTGTGTTCACCACCGACGATGGCCTGGTGAACGTACAACCGATCAAAGCAAAAGACCCAAGCCTGTGGACGCTGACCGATGCACAGACGGGTGAGGCATTCGACCTGACGCAGCTTGAAGACGGCCGCAGGGAAATTCAGCTGGCAAGCGCGGACGGGCATCCACTGGAACTCCACAATCTTTACCCAGTAGGGGGCTTTCTGGCTTGTTACCCGGCTGCAAGCCAAGGGACCTTGAGCCTGATCATTCACGAACGCGATGTCGATTGGCTCAATCCGGCCTGATTTGCCGTGCTCACGCCATCAGAGCTGGCGCAATCTCTATGGAAGCGGGCTCACCCGCCACTGTTCGCGGGTGACCCTGGGCCCCTACCGGTGCATGCAAAGCATGCAGCCCCCATTGTCACGTATTAACCTGTGCCACCCTAAGCGCAACAAGCCACAGGCCCCGTCTTGACCAGAGAGCAACTCGAAACCCACCAGATCCCGGTCTACTTTGCCGCAGTACTTGCAGCGATCGCCTTCGGCCTGCTGGCCAGCGATAGCGCCCGCCACCTGCAAAGTCTGGTCACCCCTGCCATCGCCGTGCTGATGTACGCGATGTTCCTGCAAATTCCCTTCCTCGACCTGCGTCAGGGGTTGGGCAACCGCCGCTTCATGGCCGCGCTGCTGCTCGCCAACTTCATTTTCGTGCCATTACTGGTCTGGGCCCTCACGCGCGGCCTGGCCGACCACCCGGCGGTTCTCATCGGCGCCCTGCTGGTACTGCTCACGCCATGCATCGACTACGTGGTGGTGTTTACCCACATCGGCAAAGGCGACTCGCGCCTGACCCTTGCCGCCACACCCGTACTTTTGCTGGTGCAGTTGCTGCTACTGCCGGTGTACCTGGCCTTGATGCTCGGCGACAGCAACGGTGTCACCATCAGCATCGCCCCGTTCATTGAAGCCTTCATGCTGCTGATCGTGCTGCCAATGCTCCTCGCCGTGCTCACTAGCGCCAGCGCCCGACGCTCCCGCGCGGTATCGGCCTGGAACGACGCCTGGGCATGGATGCCGGTACCGGCCATGGCATTGGTGCTGGTGGCGGTGATCGGTTCGCAGATTGCCGTGGTGTTGCGGGACTTCGACCAGTTGCTGCCGGTGATCCCGGTGTATGTCGGCTTCATGCTGCTAGCGCCGCTGCTCGGGTTTGTTTCGGCACGGCTGCTGCGCCTGCCAGTGACCGAGGCACGCTCGGTGACCTTCAGCGCTGCAACGCGAAACTCGCTGGTGGTGTTGCCGTTGGCGCTGGCATTGCCAGAGGGCCTACGTGGGCTGGCAGCGGCTGCCGTGATCACCCAGACGCTGGTGGAACTGGTGAGCGAGTTGATTTACGTCCGCGCCATTCCGGCGCTGATACGACCCCGGTAGGCCATTACGCAATCGTTGTAGGAGCGGCCTTGCGTCGCGAAAGGGCTGCAAAGCAGCCCCAAATTCTCGCCCGCATAAGCCGCACGTCCTCACTCACAACGCCTTCATCTCCGCAATATCCCGCGCCACCTGATCTGCCGAGTGATCAAACATCGCCTGCTCCTGCGCATCCAGGGGCAGTTCGATCACCCGAGCGATCCCCTCCTCTGCCAGCACACAGGGCACCCCCATGGCGATATCGGTGCGCCCATATTCACCTTCAAGAATCGCAACCGCCGGCAGAATGCGGTGCCGCCCATTACCGATCGCATCCACCATCTGTGCTATGGCCACGCCCGGCGCATCGCAAGCACTGCCGAGCTTTTTCAAGCCCAGAATCTCGCCGCCACCTTTACGTGTGCGCTCCACAATCCGCTCGATCTGCTCATCAGACAGGAAGTGCGACAACGGCACCGAGCCGATCTGGCAGTAGCGCATCAGCGGCACCATGCTGTCGCCATGCCCGCCCAGCACCAGCGCCGAGATATCCCGGGCAGAGAACCCCGTCTCCTCGGCAATGAAACACTTCATGCGCGCGGTATCCAGCACCCCGGCCTGGCCGAACACCCTGCCCCGCCCGAGCGGGCTGAGCGACCAGGCCCGATAGGTCAGCACATCGACCGGGTTCGACACCACCAGCACCGTCGCTGCCGGCGCATGACGATTGATGTCCTGCATGATGCCATCGAGAATTGGCAGGTTGATGCTCAAAACATCCTGGCGCGACTGGCCAGGCTTGCGCGGCACGCCCGCAGTGATCACCACCAGCTCCGAACCCTGCAGCATTTCGGCCTTGGACCCGCCGACAACCCGGGTATCAGAACCAGACTCGACCGCCGCCTGCCAGACGTCCAGCGCCTTGCCCTGCGCCATTTCACCCTGCACATCCATCAACACCAGTTCACGGCACAACTCATCCCGGGCGATGATCTGCGCCGCCGCCTCGCCGACCAGGCCGGCACCCACGATTGTCAGTTTGTTCACCAGACACCTCCCAGCGGCGCGCGCCACCAGGTACACGCCTGCGTATAGGAAGAAGTATTGCCCGCCGTGGCCAAAAGGCCACCGGAAGGCGATGCCTGGCTGTAGACACGACCACCTGCGCTTGACAGCGTCCCGTCGCACCGCGAATACTCTGGCCAGATTCATATAGATGACCAAATAACAAGGTGAATCGCTCCATGAACGCTCTGCCTAGCGATGCTCGTTTACCCGGCGCGGCACCTCCGTCCGTCGGCCTCAGCTCCATTCCTCCCAGCTCCGAATCTTCCCTCTCAGGGCAACAGCCTGCGAGCGGCAGTTTTTGGAACGCCGCTTTCTCTCCCGCGAAACCCTAGCTGCACCTGCAACTGTCCCCCTAGCTTGGCATTGCCCGTAGAGGCGCCTGCCACTCCAGCAAAATTCGAGTGCAGATCGAGCGCCAGCCCAACCGAGATTTGTTGAATGACTCCGTTAGATATACAGCTGTTACTGACTGCCTTGATCAGCGTCCTGGTGCTGGTGACGCTCATCGTGTCGCGCCTCAAGATGCACCCGCTGCTGGCCTTGCTGGTGGTGTCCATCGGGGTAGGTTTTGCCACCCGTATGGAGCCAGGCAGCATCGTCTCCCACCTGCTTACCGGCGCCGGAAAGACCCTGGGGGCCGTTGGGGTAGTGATCGCGCTTGGCGCAATGCTAGGCAAGATACTGGCGGACGCTGGCGTCACGGAGCAGGTTGCTGACGTCATCCTCAAGCGCACCTCGGACCGCATGATCCCGTGGGCGATGATGCTGGTTGCCTTTGTGATCGGCATCCCCATGTTCTTCGAGGTAGGCCTGGTGATCATGCTGCCGCTGATCTTCAGCGTGGCGCGCAAGCTGGAAGGCAAGGCTCGCTTCAAAGGCTCGGCGTACGTGTATGTAGGTGTGCCG from Pseudomonas putida encodes:
- a CDS encoding malate dehydrogenase: MNKLTIVGAGLVGEAAAQIIARDELCRELVLMDVQGEMAQGKALDVWQAAVESGSDTRVVGGSKAEMLQGSELVVITAGVPRKPGQSRQDVLSINLPILDGIMQDINRHAPAATVLVVSNPVDVLTYRAWSLSPLGRGRVFGQAGVLDTARMKCFIAEETGFSARDISALVLGGHGDSMVPLMRYCQIGSVPLSHFLSDEQIERIVERTRKGGGEILGLKKLGSACDAPGVAIAQMVDAIGNGRHRILPAVAILEGEYGRTDIAMGVPCVLAEEGIARVIELPLDAQEQAMFDHSADQVARDIAEMKAL